From the genome of Parasteatoda tepidariorum isolate YZ-2023 chromosome X1, CAS_Ptep_4.0, whole genome shotgun sequence, one region includes:
- the LOC107457155 gene encoding uncharacterized protein, translated as MEARSRRNLEDENDSVVICSSASYCYFTLSILLFSVGTVITILALDEHEGVFSNLTHMWLVGPLFISSGLMVAVKTIMYLRKETMIMFITRQRTLLREFHYPTLEASCSRSCNNLTRPPSYDTIIGSAQQTSQLILDHDINMNIDSDGSSIENPPPSYEEAVLLINQNFTVLTEQN; from the exons ATGGAGGCAAGAAGTAGACGAAATTTAGAAGATGAAAATGACAGTGTTGTGATTTGTAGTAGTGCATCGTATTGTTATTTTACTCTTTCAATACTATTATTTTCAGTTGGAACTGTCATTACCATATTAGCGCTTGATGAACACGAGggagtattttcaaatttaactcaTATGTGGCTCGTTGGACCACTTTTTATCAGCTCTGGTCTTATGGTGGCTGTCAAAACTATTAtgtatttgagaaaagaaaCTATGATTATGTTCATTACAAGACAGAGAACTTTACTCaga gagTTTCATTATCCAACATTAGAAGCTTCATGTAgcag gagcTGTAATAATCTTACAAGACCTCCATCATATGATACTATCATAGGCAGTGCCCAGCAAACTTCGCAATTAATTTTAGACCATGATATTAACATGAATATTGATAGtgatggatcaagtattgaaaaCCCACCTCCAAGTTATGAAGAAGCTGTGCTTCTTATCAATCAAAACTTCACTGTCTTAACTGAACAAAATTAG